One Cannabis sativa cultivar Pink pepper isolate KNU-18-1 unplaced genomic scaffold, ASM2916894v1 Contig4, whole genome shotgun sequence DNA segment encodes these proteins:
- the LOC133033350 gene encoding uncharacterized protein LOC133033350, translated as MGDQGVNTRTNLPNAPAATTGVNVPANLTAVATAPADAAVLAPLAGGIDQSMLLQALKILEQQRKPIYKLHGTSPFTTKVRQAQLPKGFRLSESLKYKVDQVPQLAKCRILAATLEENAHDWFSQLPEASISTWETFFDLFLTHFQATMTYRPPYTTLANIKQEPVESLQYYFKRFNAEVTKVEKAPESSLVCMLITGVLPRTNFWKELQVRRPESLVEFFAMAESHTRIENSLAELEKGKDKRKSPVPRMRLKELIRRGKFNKYKRNEESHPRGDDKEENQNASGSRTPRNILTMIGGPHIAGDSRKSQERYAKEAKEKPLTNMNNLSERPEKLFKRECDDITFMESDARWVHHPHSDEMVIVANIGGYNVHRILVENGSSVNLLNFQAFKQMGLHENDLRPVTSSIYGFTATSLH; from the exons ATGGGCGATCAAGGTGTAAACACTCGCACAAACCTACCTAACGCACCAGCAGCGACTACCGGGGTTAATGTCCCAGCAAACCTCACCGCAGTAGCCACAGCTCCTGCAGACGCAGCAGTGCTGGCTCCCTTAGCCGGAGGTATTGATCAAAGCATGCTCTTGCAAGCTTTGAAAATACTCGAACAACAGAgaaagcccatatacaagctgcatggGACCTCTCCTTTTACTACGAAAGTGCGACAAGCTCAACTTCCCAAGGGATTCCGATTATCCGAATCCCTAAAGTACAAAG TGGATCAGGTACCTCAGCTTGCAAAATGTCGCATTCTTGCAGCAACGCTGGAGGAAAATGCCCACGATTGGTTCAGCCAATTGCCTGAAGCCTCTATCTCGACATGGGAGACCTTTTTCGATCTGTTCCTCACGCATTTCCAAGCCACGATGACCTATAGGCCGCCCTATACCACTCTGGCTAACATCAAGCAAGAACCCGTTGAGTCTTTGCAGTACTATTTTAAACGTTTTAATGCCGAAGTAACAAAGGTtgagaaggctcccgagtcttcgctaGTTTGTATGCTAATAACAGGTGTCCTGCCAAGAACAAATTTTTGGAAGGAGCTACAGGTCCGAAGACCAGAATCGCTAGTCGAGTTCTTTGCCATGGCAGAATCGCATACGAGGATTGAGAATTCTCTGGCAGAATTGGAGAAAGGCAAAGACAAGCGTAAGTCACCAGTGCCGCG GATGAGATTGAAAGAACTGATCAGGAGGGGAAAATTCAACAAATATAAAAGGAAcgaggaaagtcatccccgGGGGGATGACAAAGAGGAAAATCAAAACGCGAGTGGTTCGAGAACACCTCGCAATATATTGACCATGATAGGCGGGCCCCATATCGCAGGTGACTCCAGAAAGTCGCAGGAGCGATATGCAAAGGAAGCCAAGGAGAAGCCGCTCACCAACATGAACAATCTCAGTGAGCGACCAGAGAAGTTATTCAAAAgagaatgcgacgacatcacGTTCATGGAaagtgatgcgagatgggtccatcacccgcattctgaCGAAATGGTCATTGTCGCCAATATTGGCGGATACAACGTCCACCGTATACTTGTGGAGAACGGAAGTTCAGTGAATCTCTTGAACTTCCAAGCCTTTaaacaaatggggttgcatGAGAATGATCTGCGACCTGTTACGTCGAGTATATACGGTTTTACGGCGACGTCATTGCACTGA